The segment CGCTTGGATGGCCAGGGACTCTGTGATGTTGGAGACAGATGCTGTTGACAGCTCCTGTACCGTGGCACCCTGGAGGGACCTGGCTCAGCAACTGAAGCAGGACCTGACCAGCATCGTTCTCATGTCTGAAGCAGATCTGCAGGTACCAAGAgcatacatatacataaaaatgtgtatatactgtacttacatacaaaacaatacatatgatgaaaagcACAGATGTATCATGTGTCACCGACTTTTGAAATCCTTTGATAAAGGGTGTTTCTGACTTAAAAGTGTATGGTATGTCATTATTTCAGCATAAGTCATGCCTTCTTCTCTTCCAGACATTAGTGGATGCCCCATGTGCCGAGCTAGCCTCTGCCCTCGGCTTCCGAGAAAAGAAAGCCGAGGACCTCCAGGAGACTCTACAGAGGGTTTTGGAtcgaagagaggaggagaggcagtcCAAGGAACTGCTGCAGCTCTATCTCAAAGCTGTGGAGAAAGAGAACAGACAGCAGGACCAACCAAGCCAGCCTGGCCAGGAAGGTACATGTCACATGTTATTAAGTGGTGTTTTTTCTACCATTTAAAGATAATTACTCTAAAAAGAAGATATGGAGCAGTTCATTATGTCTTAAATTTCAATTTTGATTTATCCTCCATAACACCTTCTTCCAGTGTTCAGTAGTCCACTGGTGGTGTTTCATGGTCCAGGCAAGCGTCTGGTTACCTAATGTGATATCTTAGCAATGACTATCTAgcttcagctccatcagtcAAACATGCAGCTCGAAGTCTTCTCTCCACAGTTGAAACTAAGACTAACTTACTACGACCACTACTGAGCTTTGCTGGAAGCTGTTGTCCTGAGCTGCCTATCACGCAAGCTGTTGTCTCAGAAACTTGTCTTCAGATTCTGTTGCAGCTTTGGGCCTGCCAGACCTCTTCCTGTCAGAGTTTCCCCCAGCTTCAGAGAGCCTTCTGATTGTGAAGGAAACCGTACTCACTGACACCTTGACTTTCTTCACAATTTCTCTTTAGGAAAGACCTACATGTTATGATGGTCTGTCTCTCCTCCATTGTTAATTGCCTTTTTTCCACCATTTTTATAGCAACACACTACTTTCTCCAGTACAATACTGTTCAAATAATTCTCACGAGGGAAACCATTCACCTTTGTAACAGTTCAAGCTATATATTGGACTTGACCTGCTTGaatttcaattaaaaaaaactcgaAACACTGGCGTGTTCTAAAACCTTTGATCAgtagtgtatgtgtgcgtcATCATGTAAAAATCTGCTCCTGGAAACACTTGGAACTGCCACAGAGGTTGTTTTGAGttctctgtttgtctgcagaCAGGTTTTTAATGGCATCACAAGCATGCAGGATAGAGTTACAACACTTAACATAGTTAAAAAGTTGTTCAGTATAAGCACTGACTGAGTATTCATGTGTTTTAGAACATGATGCCATGCAGgtgttgatgtgtttattttttaccaacatttgaagctcagtgtgtttacacatcCATTCAAAGTGAAACTATGTATATCTTAACATGTTATTAATCTCTCTTTTTGTGGGATATAGCTGCACTTGCATCTTTTTGTCACTAGGTGGAACCATTGTTGTTGCCTAATGAGCACACCTTTGCAGTGACTACCAACCATCAAACCGTATGATACTGATAGAAAACCTGTTTCAATTTGTCAGGTGCTAGAGATGTAGACATGGTAGATGGAGGAGAAGTGGACTCCACATCTGGATTCATGTCCAGGACACTAATGGTCCTGAAAGGCAAAACGTCCCCAGAAACTCGGCTTTCCACTGAGGACCTACAGGTAGCCCGCTCACATCATTTTTTCTATCAAATGGAAAGTGGATTTTTATACACAGGATTTAACTGAAAATGTCTTAAAGGactggttgtttttttgtttatacaaCAATGTGGGGTGACTCTAATGCCCTGTCAACTACCCCACACTTATGTCCTTACATCATTCCTGTTGACGCAAGGCTGTTGCTGCAGTTACATTAGAAAGCAAGCGATGACGTTACACACTGGTTTGCATTAGAGCTAAATTGCAGCCTAGAGAGTGGCTTCATGGTCAGTGTCATCTTTTCTGGTTGGATGCAGAACCATTTAGAGGGAGTGATACTTGAAATGATTAAAGCACAGAAACTATAATTACGATGAACCAAAAACTTGACAACAGCAACTAACAGCAACACTACCTGTGatataccaaaataaaagtaatCATAAGATATTTAACTACGCATCCACCTTGCTCTAACATAGGTTTCACACAGACTGTGTACAAGTGTGTCAAAAATAGTCACTGTTAAGATTTCCAGTATATGAAATGAAGCTCTCTTCTATGTGTCTTCAGCTGGTAGTGGCCAGAGGGGTGGAAGCTATGGGAAAAGTGCTGGGCTGGGACACAGCAAGGACGTCggagctgctgcaggcctgCGAGGCAGAGTTAAACACACGTCTCCAACAGATTCAGGCCATGCAGTCCATCAAGAGCAACTCACAGCTGGACAGCAACCGGCAGTCCAGTAAAAAGAGCACAGGGGAGGGTGTAGAAACACCAGCCCAAGGCAGCAACTAGACTGAGGTTTTACCTGAGCAGAGACTGATAAGAGTTTGCACTACCTGCCTCAGGGTCTGTGCAATGGGATTTACCCTGTGTGTATTTACCCTGACAATATACTGTTGGAATACATGAATTTTAAGGATGTTGACATTTGCATTATTTTTGTAAAACTTGCAAACCTCTTGAATGCTTTCGCCTCAAGAGGAAACAGGTTGATTAACATGTCATGTTTACCAAAGGCATGATGACATTAGGCGCTCTCGTCTACTTTCTAACGGCTCCTCCTTTTGATGTGTGTCACGCTGTGAAAATAACTGCAGATAAACATATCCATGTGAAACTTAAAGCCACAGTTTAGTCAAAGATGGAGACCACTCGTTATTTAATTTATCCTGGAATCTaaagctgaaagcagcagc is part of the Parambassis ranga chromosome 7, fParRan2.1, whole genome shotgun sequence genome and harbors:
- the dffa gene encoding DNA fragmentation factor subunit alpha yields the protein MADRKPCKVCNFTRQKSYGVVPASLDELKKKGSEFFGFSPSDPVTVVLENDGTIVEDQSYFLCLPVNTKFMLLHEKETWSPVRRMDGGTAWMARDSVMLETDAVDSSCTVAPWRDLAQQLKQDLTSIVLMSEADLQTLVDAPCAELASALGFREKKAEDLQETLQRVLDRREEERQSKELLQLYLKAVEKENRQQDQPSQPGQEGARDVDMVDGGEVDSTSGFMSRTLMVLKGKTSPETRLSTEDLQLVVARGVEAMGKVLGWDTARTSELLQACEAELNTRLQQIQAMQSIKSNSQLDSNRQSSKKSTGEGVETPAQGSN